DNA from Streptomyces rishiriensis:
CACGTCTCAGCGACGGAGCGCGCGACCTGCTGACCCTCGGCGGCGAGGTCGAGCTGCTCGGCGTAGCGGCTGCCGAGCTGGTACGGACGTACCCCGAGGCGGTACCGTCCGGGCTGTCCCGGTACGGCCACGATGTACGACCGTGCCGAGAGTGTGGTCACCAATTCGTGCACGGTGGTGCGCGGAAGCTGGAGCTTGCGCACGATGTCGGGGGCGGAGAGCGAACCGTCCCCGTCGAGGAAGAGCTCGAGAATGTCGAGAGCTCGGGTCACGGCAGGTACCAGGCGTCCCACAACCGGCCCCCTCCCTTAGATAGTCGTCTCAGTGCCTGTGTTCGAGATTTCAACAGGCGATCGGCATGACGAACACAGGCTGTCATAACGCGTTGCGCCGGGCAATGGGCGGGAAACGCACAGTGGCCCAGGACGGTACGCCCGGTGGGCCAGGATGGAGAGCATGCCGACCCAGAAACGCCTCGCCGGGTCCTTCTCGGCGCTCGATTTCCAACAGGTCCTGCTGCGTCGCATGGCCGATCACAACCCTGACCTGGTGGAGGACGCCCGCCACGCGCTGGGCGTCTCGCTCGCCCAGATGCGGGAGGCCAACAAGCGCTGGCAGGCGATGCTCCACTCCCCGCACGCCCGGGGCTCACTGGCCCGTTACCGCTCGGTCCTCGGCGAGCCGGAGTCCCGCACGCCCCGTCGCGTCGGGGACCTCGACTGCGAGGCCTGGCTCTGGCCGCTGCCCCTCTGGCCCGACCTGCGCTTCGAGGTGCTCCTCGCCCCGAACGGCGGGGTCTGGAACGAGTGGCTGGTCCGCGCCCCCGGGGCCGCGCCGCCGCGCCTGACGAGCCTCGACGACCTCACCCCCTGGTCCTGCACGGTCGACGAGGCCGCGCACGCCTTCGCCCCGGCCCGCCCGCTGGAGGGCACCGCGCCCACCCGCTGGGGGCTGGCCTTCACCGCCCCGGACGGCTGGGGCGTGCGACGGGAGGTCGTCGCCGAGTTCACCTGGGGGCTGCTCCAGCGGACGGCGGTCCGGGAGTAGGGGCCGGCCGGTGGCGCCCCGGAAGCGCGGACGGTCGTCAGCGGGCGGCGGCCGCCAGGATCGCCGCCACGACGGCCGGCGCCGACTTCGGGTGCAGGAACAGGAAGAGGTTCGGCTCGACCAGTTCCAGCTCCATCACGCGAGGCTCCCCGTCGTCGCCGTCCACCAGGTCGACACGGGCGTAGAGCAGCTCCGGCGCGTCCGGTACGGCGGCCAGGGCCCGTTCGGCGACGGCGAGCTCGGCCGGGCTCGGGGTCCAGGGCTCCAGACCCGGGTGGGCCACCTTGTCCGCGTCGAAGGCGGTGCCGGGGGCCAGTACGGCCCGCTTGCGGCTGGCGTGCAGCAGACGCCCGCCGAAGAACTGAAGGGCACGCTCACCGCCGGTGTCGATGCTCCGCATGTACGGCTGCACCATCGCCGTCAGCCCCTCGGCGTGCATCCGCGCGACATGCCGTACGGCCGCCTCGCGCCGATCGGGCGTGTAGCGGGCCGCATACCGGGCGCCGGCGCCGGAGGTGGGCTTGACGACGTACTCGTGGTCGCCGGGCAGTCCCGCGAGGGCATCGGCGTCGCCCG
Protein-coding regions in this window:
- a CDS encoding ATP-grasp domain-containing protein; this encodes MPRVALVTYDPRPEPSKDRDLPGLRAALEAAGAEADAVVWDDADVDWASYDLAVIRSTWDYSWRAAEFTSWAERCGKLTRLANPASVVRWNADKRYIGELAAAGVPTVPTRYLAPGDADALAGLPGDHEYVVKPTSGAGARYAARYTPDRREAAVRHVARMHAEGLTAMVQPYMRSIDTGGERALQFFGGRLLHASRKRAVLAPGTAFDADKVAHPGLEPWTPSPAELAVAERALAAVPDAPELLYARVDLVDGDDGEPRVMELELVEPNLFLFLHPKSAPAVVAAILAAAAR